CTCTAACTCGCGCGCGACAACAACCTTCTGCTGATTGCCACCAGAAAGCGTCCGAATCGGATCGGTGATATTTCCAACACGAATCTGGTATTTATCGAGGGCATTCAACGCATACCGCTGAATCGATTTTCGCTGAAGCAGTTCATAGCGGCAAAATCGACTGTGTTTATGATGTCCGATGATGAAGTTATCGTCAATTCGGTCATTTAGACTAATGCCGTGTCGATGTCTATCGGCAGGGACGTGCGCGATGCGTTCCCCGTTTAGTGTAAGCGTCCCGCTATCAATCCGCTGTAACCCCGTCAGGACCTGAATGAGCTCTGATTGTCCGTTCCCTTCCACACCTGCTATGCCGACGATTTCACCGGGGAATACTTCAAGGTTCACTTTGTCGAGACGCCGTTTGTTAGACACGCTATTCGCCAAGATCTTCTTCCATTTGTGTCTTTTTGTGGTATCAGAATCCTCTGAAAGCGTGACATTTTCCAAACGGAGTAGAGGCGTTGTGTCTGTTGTCCGTTCTCGCGTCACGGCGGTCGGAATAACAGGTTCGCCGAGAATCATTTCCGCCAACGTTGTCGGATCGGTGTCTTCTATCGGACAGGAGGCGACGGTTCGCCCGCGTCGCATTACCGTGACAGTGTCGGCAATTGCCATCACTTCATCGAGTTTGTGTGTAATGATGATCAGGCTTTTCCCTTCACTTTTGAGGCTACGCATACAATTAAAAAGCCCCTCGACCTCTTGCGGTGCGAGCACAGCTGTCGGTTCATCCATGATGAGGATATCTGCACCGTGGTAGAGAACTTTCAGGATTTCGGTGTGTTGTTGTCCACCGATCGGTAGAGATTCGACGGGGATGTTCAGCGGCACATCGAAACCGAGCTGCGCCGCGAGTGCAGCAATCTGTTCTTCCGCCCGTTGCGCATCAAGGAGCGTGCCGAATTTGCGCGGCTCTTTGGCAAGAACGATGTTCTGAAGAGCCGTGAAGACGGGAATCAGCGTAAAGTGCTGCTGGACCATCCCCAAACCGAGCTGCATGGCGCGCCGCGGCGAGGCAATATTCACCGCACGTCCATCGACAAAAATCTCGCCTGCATCGGGTTGATACAGTCCATAGAGAATTTTCATCAGTGTAGACTTGCCTGCCCCATTTTCGCCAACAATCGCGTGGATCTCACCCCGATGGAGCGTGAAATCTACAGCGTCGTTCGCTTGCACTTGTCCAAAATGCTTACTGATGCCATGCATCTCGATGATGGGTGTATGTGCCATCTTTATTGCCGTTCGTGCGGAACAACGATATCGCCCGCGATAATTTTTGCCTTAAATGCCTCGACCTGTTCCAGAATCTCTTTCGAGAGAAGGTCGCGATTGACATCATCAATGATGTACTCGACACCCCCCTCTTTAAGCCCGTAATCTTTCAAACCGCCAGAAAAATTTCCTTCTTGGACGCTCTTTATCGTTTCATAAACCGATATTTCCACGCCTTTGATGACACTCGTGAGCACTAAACCGGGAGCGAGGTTATTACCGTTAGAGTCGACCCAGATGATCGATTTTTGTGTCGCTTTCGCTGCCTCAAGAACACCCAGACCGCTCGCACCCGCAGCCGCAAGGATAATATCTATCCCACGGTTGTATTGCGAGAGGGCGAGTTCTTTCGCTTTCGCTGGATCGTTGAAGGCTTGTGGTGTAACACCTACATAATCCGCCAGCAGTTCAAGATCGGGGTTTGTTGCCTGAATACCGGCGCGATAGCCGATTTCAAAAGCCTCAACCAACGGCACCTTCATTCCGCCGATGAAACCTATCTGCTTTGTCTCTGTTTTCAACGCCGAGATAACCCCCGCCAAGAACGTCCCTTCGTGTGCTCGATAGGTCAGCGACGCGACATTGGGTTGTTCTATGATTGCGTCGATAAGTGCGAACTTGACATCCGGAAAGTCGCTTGCGACACGGTTCATCGGTTCTTGAAAAAGGAAACCGACCCCGATGATAAGATCATATTTCAGTTTCGCGAGCCTCCGGAGCGTTAATTCGTTATCTGTGCTGAGGCTTGGCGTGACCTCCGTGAGTTTGAATCCCCATTCGTCTTTTGCTTTTTTCGCGCCTGCGTAGGCGGCATCGCAGAATGAGAGATCGCCGCGTCCGGTGACATCATAGATGAGACCGACCTTCAGTGCCGCCGATGTTGTTTCTATTACAGCAAAGCAGGCGATAAAAAGTGTGATTAAAATCCTTACACGCAAAATGTTTTCCTTTCTAATTTTGTAGCGTTATCATGGATAGCTTCTAAGCGTATCTGAATACCTTTAGGATACCCGATAATAGGGTTAGATGCAAGCCTTATTGTGGTTCTAACGTCTCTAAAGTTAATGTTGACTTTTTTGATTTTTAACGTTATCCTATTTGTAGGATTTCTGCTATCGTTATGATGGCAGGAAATGTGTTGACGAGTCCTATATTGTATTGACAGCAAACAGGAGGAGAAAATATGAGAACGGCTATTGGATTCTCGAAATTCGCCACCTTCAGCCTCATTATGTTTTTGGGGTGCGCTTTATCACTACCAACTTTCGCAGGGACCCAATTATGGGACTTTGAGGAAAAACACGATGACTGGAAAGTCGCGAACGGAAATTGGGAAATCAAAGGTGGTATCTACCAAGTCGAAAGAGGCGGGAAAGCTGAACATTCTCTCGTCGGTGAAGAGGACTGGGACGACTACACCGTTGAAGCAAAAATCCGAATAGATGAGCACAATTGGGCAGGTCTCGTTTTCCGGGCACAAAGCGAGCATGAGTACTATGTCTATTATCTGAACATTCCGAACAACAAGTCTGAACTCTGGCGACACAGCAAGGGCGCATGGGATACACGTCAAGCAATTAACAGTAATATCCCTGCGACTAAAAAAGTGAAGATAGAGCTCGAAGAATGGCTTGACGTTAAAGCTGTGATTGAAGGTGAAATCTTTAAATTTTATATTAACGGCGAATTGCAGGGTGAACAGAAGGATAACGTCTACAAGACCGGCAAAATCGGTGTGTGGGCATGGGAGACCGCCGCGAGTTTTGACGATGTCATGATTACCGGTGATAATGTCATCGATACCCTTGCCGTTGATGCGAATGATAAGCTCACCACGACATGGGGACGCCTCAAAAGGGTCTACTAATTTTGAGGTGATTCAACCTCAGAAGTTTTAGTGGCAGAATCGTTCATCCTTGCTGGCGGGGTTAGAAACCCCGCCATAGTGTATAAGTGATTGTAATTTCACGACAATAGGAGCAACTATATGAAATATCTGTTTTCAACTGCTTTGGTATGCTGTTTCCTCGTACTCGTAACCTCTTTCGCTTTTGCAGGCGAACAAGCGTGGTCCTTTGAATCGGAGGCTGATGACTGGACACCGGCTAACGGCTCTTGGAGTGTTGAGGACGGCATATATAAACTCGCTAAGGGCGGCAGAGCCGAGCATTCCCTCGTCGGTGACGTTGAATGGGACGACTACACAGTTGAGGCAAAAGTTCGACTCGATGAAGGAAACTGGGCGGGTGTTGTGTATCGCGCCCAAAGCGAGATGGAATACTACGTCTACTATCTCAATGTCCCGAATAACAAGACAGAACTTTGGCGACATAAGACAGGGGCATGGGATGCCCGCGACAAGATCGGTGAACTCCCCGGATCTAACGTCACCATCGCGAACGACGAATGGTTTGACATGCGGGTCGTCGTGGAAGGCGATTCAATGAAACTCTGGATTAACGGTGAAGAACAGGGAGAACTCAAGGATGAAACCGGTGCTGGATACTCCGCTGGGCAAGCGGGGGTTTGGGCATGGGAAACAGCCGCGAGTTTTGATGATGTCAAGGTCTCCGGGGATACTATCGCTGGTCTTACGCCGGTGGAACCCCTGGACAAATTGACTACCACATGGGGACACCTCAAACAGCGTTTTTAGGTGGTGTCTCCATCGTACCACTGGGACGGTAGAAGGTGATAAGGAAACTTTCCTATTACACAGCAGCGTTGGTGGCACTCATTGCGTGCCACCTTACGTTCTATCAGCTCCCAGTCGCGTTCTGTCAAGAAACAGACGCTACGGATATCACAACGCGAATTCGTGCTTATAAGGCAGAACTGGCGGTTGACGGCACACGGGTTGAGACTCGACTGGAACTCGCGAAAGTGTACCTCCAAATTGAGGCTTATACGGAAGCCGTTGCGGAGTATCGTCGCATTATAGCATCGATGGAAGTGCGGACGGTTCCCGGAAGCAAAAGTGTCGGACGCAACCCAGATATTTCCACCGCTTACTACGGTTTGGGGTTAGCATATGCCGGACTTGAAAAATTTGAGGAGGCCGTTGCGGCATACCAGCGTGCAATTACGGTCGTCCCCGATTGGGCATATACGCACGCGGCTTTGGCGAGTGCTTATGCAAACATGCACCGTTACGCTGAAGCACTCGATG
The Candidatus Poribacteria bacterium DNA segment above includes these coding regions:
- a CDS encoding ABC transporter ATP-binding protein, with the protein product MAHTPIIEMHGISKHFGQVQANDAVDFTLHRGEIHAIVGENGAGKSTLMKILYGLYQPDAGEIFVDGRAVNIASPRRAMQLGLGMVQQHFTLIPVFTALQNIVLAKEPRKFGTLLDAQRAEEQIAALAAQLGFDVPLNIPVESLPIGGQQHTEILKVLYHGADILIMDEPTAVLAPQEVEGLFNCMRSLKSEGKSLIIITHKLDEVMAIADTVTVMRRGRTVASCPIEDTDPTTLAEMILGEPVIPTAVTRERTTDTTPLLRLENVTLSEDSDTTKRHKWKKILANSVSNKRRLDKVNLEVFPGEIVGIAGVEGNGQSELIQVLTGLQRIDSGTLTLNGERIAHVPADRHRHGISLNDRIDDNFIIGHHKHSRFCRYELLQRKSIQRYALNALDKYQIRVGNITDPIRTLSGGNQQKVVVARELEARPEVIIAAHPTRGLDIHAAEFVHTRLIHARNRAKAVLLVSSELDELLHLSDRIAVMYDGRIVGIVKPAETNKQELGALMLGLTQCSR
- a CDS encoding BMP family ABC transporter substrate-binding protein; protein product: MRKENILRVRILITLFIACFAVIETTSAALKVGLIYDVTGRGDLSFCDAAYAGAKKAKDEWGFKLTEVTPSLSTDNELTLRRLAKLKYDLIIGVGFLFQEPMNRVASDFPDVKFALIDAIIEQPNVASLTYRAHEGTFLAGVISALKTETKQIGFIGGMKVPLVEAFEIGYRAGIQATNPDLELLADYVGVTPQAFNDPAKAKELALSQYNRGIDIILAAAGASGLGVLEAAKATQKSIIWVDSNGNNLAPGLVLTSVIKGVEISVYETIKSVQEGNFSGGLKDYGLKEGGVEYIIDDVNRDLLSKEILEQVEAFKAKIIAGDIVVPHERQ
- a CDS encoding LamG domain-containing protein, translating into MRTAIGFSKFATFSLIMFLGCALSLPTFAGTQLWDFEEKHDDWKVANGNWEIKGGIYQVERGGKAEHSLVGEEDWDDYTVEAKIRIDEHNWAGLVFRAQSEHEYYVYYLNIPNNKSELWRHSKGAWDTRQAINSNIPATKKVKIELEEWLDVKAVIEGEIFKFYINGELQGEQKDNVYKTGKIGVWAWETAASFDDVMITGDNVIDTLAVDANDKLTTTWGRLKRVY
- a CDS encoding DUF1080 domain-containing protein; this translates as MKYLFSTALVCCFLVLVTSFAFAGEQAWSFESEADDWTPANGSWSVEDGIYKLAKGGRAEHSLVGDVEWDDYTVEAKVRLDEGNWAGVVYRAQSEMEYYVYYLNVPNNKTELWRHKTGAWDARDKIGELPGSNVTIANDEWFDMRVVVEGDSMKLWINGEEQGELKDETGAGYSAGQAGVWAWETAASFDDVKVSGDTIAGLTPVEPLDKLTTTWGHLKQRF